A genomic stretch from uncultured Cohaesibacter sp. includes:
- a CDS encoding Ig-like domain-containing protein has translation MADTNTPDVKSQAAASKYESNRAQQTLQKAEAEKASDYDTGDHIALRQDILNPNLHYGLANEEETLLPTHQSGEAGVNTANVGSDSFSTQPSSLSSAPAGGDYVSPSSPSGLSAPEDIVSAGQESPILSINNASEGVALSAPLAGGDTSAVGPSIQSSPINTGSPSAGSLPPANGGSTVKGNAPVKAEDISETTSENVALRGSVTATDLDGDAISYSLDGQPAEGSVTLHDDGSYSFEPGTAFDDLAVGESREVSFTFGADDGKGSTDQGTVTIEVTGTNDAPTAVDLSSASVDENASGAVIGTLSTTDVDTNDTHSYSVDDARFEVAEQDGAFVLKLKDGVSLDHETEPTVTLTVTTNDNHGGSVSEDFTIDVGDLNEAVTAKDATETTSENMALRGSVTATDLDGDAITYSLDGQPAEGSVTLHDDGSYSFEPGTAFDDLAVGESREVSFTFSADDGKGSTDQGTVTIEVTGTNDAPTAVDLSSASVDENASGAVIGTLSTTDVDTNDTHSYSVDDARFEVAEQDGAFVLKLKDGVSLDHETEPTVTLTVTTTDNHGGSVSEDFTIDVGDLNEAVTAKDATETTSENVALRGSVTATDLDGDTITYSLDGQPAEGTVTLQDDGSYSFEPGTAFDDLAVGESREVSFTFSADDGKGSTDQGTVTIEVTGTNDAPTAVDLSSASVDENASGAVIGTLSTTDVDTNDTHSYSVDDARFEVAEQDGAFVLKLKDGVSLDHETEPTVTLTVTTNDNHGGSVSEDFTIDVGDLNEAVTAKDATETTSENMALRGSVTATDLDGDAITYSLDGQPAEGSVTLHDDGSYSFEPGTAFDDLAVGESREVSFTFSADDGKGSTDQGTVTIEVTGTNDAPTAVDLSSASVDENASGAVIGTLSTTDVDTNDTHSYSVDDARFEVAEQDGAFVLKLKDGVSLDHETEPTVTLTVTTTDNHGGSVSEDFTIDVGDLNEAVTAKDATETTSENVALRGSVTATDLDGDAISYSLDGQPAEGSVTLHDDGSYSFEPGTAFDDLAVGESREVSFTFSADDGKGSTDQGTVTIEVTGTNDAPTAVDLSSASVDENASGAVIGTLSTTDVDTNDTHSYSVDDARFEVAEQDGAFVLKLKDGVSLDHETEPTVTLTVTTNDNHGGSVSEDFTIDVGDLNEAVTAKDATETTSENMALRGSVTATDLDGDAITYSLDGQPAEGSVTLHDDGSYSFEPGTAFDDLAVGESREVSFTFSADDGKGSTDQGTVTIEVTGTNDAPTAVDLSSASVDENASGAVIGTLSTTDVDTNDTHSYSVDDARFEVAEQDGAFVLKLKDGVSLDHETEPTVTLTVTTTDNHGGSVSEDFTIDVGDLNEAVTAKDATETTSENVALRGSVTATDLDGDAITYSLDGQPAEGSVTLHDDGSYSFEPGTAFDDLAVGESREVSFTFSADDGKGSTDQGTVTIEVTGTNDAPTAVDLSSASVDENASGAVIGTLSTTDVDTNDTHSYSVDDARFEVAEQDGAFVLKLKDGVSLDHETEPTVTLTVTTTDNHGGSVSEDFTIDVGDLNEAVTAKDATETTSENVALRGSVTATDLDGDTITYSLDGQPAEGTVTLQDDGSYSFEPGTAFDDLAVGESREVSFTFSADDGKGSTDQGTVTIEVTGTNDAPTAVDLSSASVDENASGAVIGTLSTTDVDTNDSHSYSVDDARFEVAEQDGAFVLKLKDGVSLDHETEPTVTLTVTTNDNHGGSVSEDFTIDVGDIDDSVTAQNENGTTTEDDALNSVAHAHSLNGGDISYSLVDQPGEGSVVMHSDGSYTFDPGQDFQDLSLHESRTVTFEYSARDSSGQSGTGTVTIEVRGTNDAPTAIEISNSSFDENASGAVIGTLSTTDVDANDSHTYSVNDDRFEVVDDGSGAMVLKVKDGITFDHETEPSVDLVLTTTDQGGLSHSEPLTINVADVNEGPTLDATGSYNFLYNGSFEVFNGGVHGGGDGTGWYEDAYIDGWKQSNIDVHEAGHMGLGATDGAYHVDLAAQSNGTLTRELEGLADGDTYSLSMDLKSRGVNGDGSSGTAEQALGQSVVQVVWNGEIIATIDPANDGLGWNTYTLDLTAGTGDGSNTITFIEMGSENNSGTLLDNFQINDSDGFGVLENETGAEIATLSVSDVDNRGNISYGVDDSRFEVVTQDDAIVLKLKDGISLDYEKESSVDVTVTATDSGNLSTSQTLTVVVGDIDDMSNLNQIYGSSQNDTLNGTRGDDMITASDGNDDISGYGGNDTIYGDAGQDTIDGGTGNDDIYGGADSDSISGGDGKDFINGEEGADILYGDAGADALHGEAGNDQLYGGTGNDTAYGGTGDDILFGGEGTVANNTTFTDIPNSGDDALYGGSGNDTLIGGDGNDYLSGGEGDDTFLYMMGDGNDTIDGGSAGDWTDSLEILAADGTDSTTYGTDWTISLDTGTATMVDGSDQMLLSDDATGTIDFSDGSQIELENIDNISW, from the coding sequence ATGGCTGACACCAATACTCCAGATGTAAAATCCCAAGCAGCTGCATCCAAATATGAATCCAACCGCGCCCAGCAGACTTTGCAAAAGGCAGAAGCGGAAAAAGCCAGCGACTATGACACCGGCGACCATATTGCGCTACGCCAGGATATTCTGAACCCAAACCTTCATTATGGCCTTGCCAATGAGGAAGAAACGCTGCTCCCCACGCATCAATCGGGTGAAGCTGGCGTGAATACGGCCAATGTGGGCTCCGACTCTTTCTCAACACAGCCCTCTTCGCTGTCATCAGCCCCTGCCGGTGGCGACTATGTCTCTCCTTCTTCCCCTTCCGGATTGTCAGCCCCGGAAGATATTGTAAGCGCGGGTCAGGAAAGCCCGATCCTTTCCATCAACAATGCCTCCGAAGGTGTGGCACTCAGCGCCCCTCTAGCTGGAGGGGACACTTCGGCTGTTGGCCCTAGCATTCAAAGCAGCCCGATCAACACGGGTTCGCCTTCGGCTGGCTCTTTGCCTCCGGCAAATGGAGGGTCTACCGTAAAGGGAAATGCCCCGGTCAAAGCGGAAGATATTTCCGAGACCACGAGCGAGAATGTGGCTCTTCGCGGGTCCGTTACGGCAACGGATCTGGATGGGGATGCCATCTCCTATAGTCTAGACGGGCAGCCAGCCGAGGGCAGCGTTACCCTGCATGACGATGGCTCCTACAGCTTTGAACCCGGCACCGCCTTTGATGATCTGGCGGTCGGGGAAAGTCGTGAGGTGTCCTTCACCTTCGGCGCCGATGATGGCAAGGGCTCAACCGATCAGGGCACCGTCACCATAGAGGTGACCGGCACCAATGATGCGCCCACCGCTGTGGATCTGTCGTCTGCAAGCGTTGACGAGAATGCCTCAGGCGCCGTGATCGGCACCCTCTCCACCACCGATGTGGATACAAACGATACCCACAGCTACAGCGTGGATGATGCCCGCTTCGAGGTGGCCGAGCAGGATGGGGCCTTCGTCCTCAAACTCAAGGACGGGGTTTCCCTTGATCACGAGACCGAGCCCACCGTCACCCTGACGGTCACAACAAACGACAATCACGGCGGCAGCGTCAGTGAAGACTTCACCATCGATGTGGGCGATCTCAATGAGGCCGTCACCGCCAAGGATGCAACCGAGACCACGAGCGAGAATATGGCCCTTCGCGGGTCCGTTACGGCAACGGATCTGGATGGGGATGCCATCACCTATAGTCTGGACGGACAGCCAGCCGAGGGCAGCGTTACCCTGCATGACGATGGCTCCTACAGCTTTGAACCGGGCACAGCCTTTGATGATCTGGCGGTCGGGGAAAGCCGTGAGGTGTCCTTCACCTTCAGCGCCGATGATGGCAAGGGCTCAACCGATCAGGGCACCGTCACCATAGAGGTGACCGGCACCAATGATGCGCCCACCGCTGTGGATCTGTCGTCTGCAAGCGTTGACGAGAATGCCTCAGGCGCCGTGATCGGCACCCTCTCCACCACCGATGTGGATACAAACGATACCCACAGCTACAGCGTGGATGATGCCCGCTTCGAGGTGGCCGAGCAGGATGGGGCCTTCGTCCTCAAACTCAAGGACGGTGTTTCCCTTGATCATGAGACAGAGCCCACCGTTACCCTGACGGTCACAACCACCGACAATCATGGCGGCAGCGTCAGTGAAGACTTCACCATCGATGTGGGCGATCTCAATGAGGCCGTCACCGCCAAGGATGCAACCGAGACTACGAGCGAGAATGTCGCCCTTCGCGGCTCCGTTACGGCAACCGATCTGGATGGGGATACCATCACCTATAGTCTGGACGGACAGCCAGCCGAGGGCACAGTTACCCTGCAGGACGATGGCTCCTACAGCTTTGAACCGGGCACAGCCTTTGATGATCTGGCGGTCGGGGAAAGCCGGGAGGTGTCCTTCACCTTCAGCGCCGATGATGGCAAGGGCTCAACCGATCAGGGCACCGTCACCATAGAGGTGACCGGCACCAATGATGCGCCCACCGCTGTGGATCTGTCGTCCGCAAGCGTTGACGAGAATGCCTCAGGCGCCGTGATCGGCACCCTCTCCACCACCGATGTGGATACAAACGATACCCACAGCTACAGCGTGGATGATGCCCGCTTCGAGGTGGCCGAGCAGGATGGGGCCTTCGTCCTCAAACTCAAGGACGGGGTTTCCCTTGATCACGAGACCGAGCCCACCGTCACCCTGACGGTCACAACAAACGACAATCACGGCGGCAGCGTCAGTGAAGACTTCACCATCGATGTGGGCGATCTCAATGAGGCCGTCACCGCCAAGGATGCAACCGAGACCACGAGCGAGAATATGGCCCTTCGCGGGTCCGTTACGGCAACGGATCTGGATGGGGATGCCATCACCTATAGTCTGGACGGACAGCCAGCCGAGGGCAGCGTTACCCTGCATGACGATGGCTCCTATAGCTTTGAACCGGGCACAGCCTTTGATGATCTGGCGGTCGGGGAAAGCCGTGAGGTGTCCTTCACCTTCAGCGCCGATGATGGCAAGGGCTCAACCGATCAGGGCACCGTCACCATAGAGGTGACCGGCACCAATGATGCGCCCACCGCTGTGGATCTGTCGTCTGCAAGCGTTGACGAGAATGCCTCAGGCGCCGTGATCGGCACCCTCTCCACCACCGATGTGGATACAAACGATACCCACAGCTACAGCGTGGATGATGCCCGCTTCGAGGTGGCCGAGCAGGATGGGGCCTTCGTCCTCAAACTCAAGGACGGTGTTTCCCTTGATCATGAGACAGAGCCCACCGTTACCCTGACGGTCACAACCACCGACAATCATGGCGGCAGCGTCAGTGAAGACTTCACCATCGATGTGGGCGATCTCAATGAGGCCGTCACCGCCAAGGATGCAACCGAGACTACGAGCGAGAATGTGGCTCTTCGCGGGTCCGTTACGGCAACGGATCTGGATGGGGATGCCATCTCCTATAGTCTGGACGGGCAGCCAGCCGAGGGCAGCGTTACCCTGCATGACGATGGCTCCTACAGCTTTGAACCCGGCACCGCCTTTGATGATCTGGCGGTCGGGGAAAGTCGTGAGGTGTCCTTCACCTTCAGCGCCGATGATGGCAAGGGCTCAACCGATCAGGGCACCGTCACCATAGAGGTGACCGGCACCAATGATGCGCCCACCGCTGTGGATCTGTCGTCTGCAAGCGTTGACGAGAATGCCTCAGGCGCCGTGATCGGCACCCTCTCCACCACCGATGTGGATACAAACGATACCCACAGCTACAGTGTGGATGATGCCCGCTTTGAGGTGGCCGAGCAGGATGGTGCCTTCGTCCTCAAACTCAAGGACGGGGTTTCCCTTGATCACGAGACCGAGCCCACCGTCACCCTGACGGTCACAACAAACGACAATCACGGCGGCAGCGTCAGTGAAGACTTCACCATCGATGTGGGCGATCTCAATGAGGCCGTCACCGCCAAGGATGCAACCGAGACCACGAGCGAGAATATGGCCCTTCGCGGGTCCGTTACGGCAACGGATCTGGATGGGGATGCCATCACCTATAGTCTGGACGGACAGCCAGCCGAGGGCAGCGTTACCCTGCATGACGATGGCTCCTACAGCTTTGAACCGGGCACAGCCTTTGATGATCTGGCGGTCGGGGAAAGCCGTGAGGTGTCCTTCACCTTCAGCGCCGATGATGGCAAGGGCTCAACCGATCAGGGCACCGTCACCATAGAGGTGACCGGCACCAATGATGCGCCCACCGCTGTGGATCTGTCGTCTGCAAGCGTTGACGAGAATGCCTCAGGCGCCGTGATCGGCACCCTCTCCACCACCGATGTGGATACAAACGATACCCACAGCTACAGCGTGGATGATGCCCGCTTCGAGGTGGCCGAGCAGGATGGGGCCTTCGTCCTCAAACTCAAGGACGGTGTTTCCCTTGATCATGAGACAGAGCCCACCGTTACCCTGACGGTCACAACCACCGACAATCATGGCGGCAGCGTCAGTGAAGACTTCACCATCGATGTGGGCGATCTCAATGAGGCCGTCACCGCCAAGGATGCAACCGAGACTACGAGCGAGAATGTCGCCCTTCGCGGGTCCGTTACGGCAACGGATCTGGATGGGGATGCCATCACCTATAGTCTGGACGGACAGCCAGCCGAGGGCAGCGTTACCCTGCATGACGATGGCTCCTATAGCTTTGAACCGGGCACAGCCTTTGATGATCTGGCGGTCGGGGAAAGCCGTGAGGTGTCCTTCACCTTCAGCGCCGATGATGGCAAGGGCTCAACCGATCAGGGCACCGTCACCATAGAGGTGACCGGCACCAATGATGCGCCCACCGCTGTGGATCTGTCGTCTGCAAGCGTTGACGAGAATGCCTCAGGCGCCGTGATCGGCACCCTCTCCACCACCGATGTGGATACAAACGATACCCACAGCTACAGCGTGGATGATGCCCGCTTCGAGGTGGCCGAGCAGGATGGGGCCTTCGTCCTCAAACTCAAGGACGGTGTTTCCCTTGATCATGAGACAGAGCCCACCGTTACCCTGACGGTCACAACCACCGACAATCATGGCGGCAGCGTCAGTGAAGACTTCACCATCGATGTGGGCGATCTCAATGAGGCCGTCACCGCCAAGGATGCAACCGAGACTACGAGCGAGAATGTCGCCCTTCGCGGCTCCGTTACGGCAACCGATCTGGATGGGGATACCATCACCTATAGTCTGGACGGACAGCCAGCCGAGGGCACAGTTACCCTGCAGGACGATGGCTCCTACAGCTTTGAACCGGGCACAGCCTTTGATGATCTGGCGGTCGGGGAAAGCCGGGAGGTGTCCTTCACCTTCAGCGCCGATGATGGCAAGGGCTCAACCGATCAGGGCACCGTCACCATAGAGGTGACCGGCACCAATGATGCGCCCACCGCTGTGGATCTGTCGTCCGCAAGCGTTGACGAGAATGCCTCAGGCGCCGTTATCGGCACCCTCTCCACCACCGATGTGGATACAAACGACAGTCACAGCTACAGTGTGGATGATGCCCGCTTTGAGGTGGCCGAGCAGGATGGTGCCTTCGTCCTCAAACTCAAGGACGGGGTTTCCCTTGATCATGAGACAGAGCCCACCGTCACCCTGACGGTCACAACAAACGACAATCACGGCGGCAGCGTCAGTGAAGACTTCACCATCGATGTGGGCGACATCGACGACAGCGTGACGGCTCAAAATGAAAACGGAACCACCACAGAGGATGATGCACTCAACAGCGTTGCCCATGCCCATAGCCTGAATGGCGGCGACATCAGCTACAGTCTTGTCGATCAACCCGGCGAAGGCTCCGTTGTGATGCATTCGGACGGATCCTATACGTTTGATCCGGGTCAGGATTTTCAGGATCTTAGTCTCCATGAAAGCCGGACGGTGACATTTGAATATTCCGCAAGGGATAGCTCCGGCCAAAGCGGCACCGGCACGGTGACGATTGAGGTTCGCGGTACCAATGACGCACCAACGGCAATCGAAATTTCCAATTCAAGTTTTGACGAGAATGCCTCAGGCGCTGTCATCGGCACCCTCTCCACCACCGATGTGGATGCCAATGACAGTCACACTTACAGCGTAAATGATGACCGTTTCGAGGTTGTCGATGATGGATCAGGCGCCATGGTCCTCAAGGTAAAGGACGGCATAACCTTCGATCACGAGACCGAACCGTCCGTTGATCTTGTGCTTACCACCACCGATCAAGGTGGCCTCAGTCACAGCGAGCCCCTCACGATCAATGTGGCAGATGTGAATGAGGGTCCAACGCTTGACGCGACTGGATCTTATAACTTCCTCTATAACGGTAGCTTCGAAGTGTTCAACGGCGGAGTTCATGGTGGTGGAGATGGCACCGGTTGGTATGAAGACGCCTATATTGATGGCTGGAAGCAGAGCAACATCGATGTGCATGAAGCCGGTCATATGGGGCTAGGTGCCACCGATGGTGCCTATCACGTTGACCTGGCGGCTCAGTCCAATGGTACTTTGACGCGCGAACTCGAAGGACTGGCAGATGGGGACACATATAGCCTTTCGATGGATTTGAAATCCCGCGGCGTCAATGGCGATGGGTCATCTGGCACCGCTGAGCAGGCATTGGGCCAGAGCGTGGTTCAGGTTGTCTGGAACGGCGAGATTATTGCAACCATCGACCCGGCCAATGATGGGCTTGGCTGGAACACCTACACGCTCGACCTCACCGCAGGCACGGGCGATGGTTCCAACACCATCACCTTCATTGAAATGGGGTCTGAAAACAACAGCGGCACGCTGCTCGATAACTTCCAGATCAACGACTCCGATGGCTTCGGAGTGCTGGAAAACGAAACCGGCGCCGAAATCGCCACACTCAGCGTGAGCGATGTCGATAATCGAGGCAACATCTCCTACGGCGTCGATGATAGCCGCTTCGAGGTTGTCACGCAGGATGACGCGATCGTGCTGAAACTCAAGGATGGCATTTCTCTCGATTATGAGAAGGAAAGCTCCGTTGATGTTACGGTCACCGCTACCGATAGCGGCAATCTCTCGACCAGCCAGACCCTTACCGTTGTTGTGGGGGATATCGATGACATGAGCAACCTCAATCAGATTTATGGCAGCAGCCAGAACGACACGCTCAATGGTACGCGCGGCGATGACATGATCACGGCCTCTGATGGCAATGATGATATTTCCGGATATGGTGGCAACGATACGATCTATGGTGATGCCGGCCAGGATACAATTGATGGTGGCACTGGCAATGATGACATTTACGGCGGGGCCGATTCGGACTCGATTTCCGGTGGAGATGGCAAAGACTTCATAAATGGAGAAGAAGGGGCAGATATCCTTTATGGCGATGCTGGCGCCGATGCTCTGCACGGCGAAGCTGGGAATGACCAGCTTTATGGCGGCACTGGCAACGACACGGCCTATGGTGGCACCGGCGATGACATTCTGTTTGGTGGCGAAGGGACTGTTGCAAACAACACGACATTTACAGACATTCCCAATTCTGGGGATGATGCCCTCTATGGCGGTTCAGGCAACGACACCCTCATCGGGGGAGATGGGAATGACTATCTTTCCGGCGGTGAGGGCGACGACACCTTCCTCTATATGATGGGGGATGGCAATGATACGATTGATGGCGGGTCGGCAGGAGACTGGACCGACTCCTTGGAGATCCTTGCTGCCGATGGTACAGACTCAACAACCTATGGCACCGACTGGACGATTTCGCTTGATACCGGCACGGCGACTATGGTTGATGGCAGCGATCAAATGCTGCTTTCCGATGATGCGACCGGCACCATCGATTTCAGCGACGGCAGCCAGATTGAACTGGAGAATATCGATAATATCTCCTGGTAA
- a CDS encoding DUF2336 domain-containing protein yields MLDNITDLAREKSSDKRRELLGRVADLFFDGAENHTEQGTLIFRDIVLKMLNDVSVEGRAEFADRVASEDRLPNEVALKMAQDEMSVAGPMLQHSPVLTDDDFVHLSQTLPETHLESIAQREHLSGTVTDALIENGTRAVWHKVTQNKSAEITSKGFSTLVTKADGDAILQSTLSARPDITEDAAKRLLPLLPPEGKARLAQLFQDDEKAAHDLVDRAQKAASDQTIVGRQRRLEAKIVIADVKDGKLDKSDALSMLVDTNRGPDIVMFLAAMTDLEEPIVSNALYQTSDEPISLLCKSIGISSGAFGKLMGLKADKLNKSLSETGRTVAYYKDLDVSSAQRAMRFVSMRKKTNTTKTG; encoded by the coding sequence ATGTTGGATAATATTACAGACCTCGCCAGAGAAAAATCGAGCGACAAAAGACGTGAACTGCTCGGTCGAGTGGCGGATCTGTTTTTCGATGGTGCCGAAAACCATACCGAACAGGGAACCCTGATCTTCCGGGACATCGTTTTGAAGATGCTCAACGATGTTAGTGTTGAAGGACGTGCGGAATTTGCTGATCGGGTAGCCTCTGAGGACAGGTTGCCCAATGAAGTCGCTCTCAAGATGGCCCAGGATGAAATGTCTGTTGCGGGGCCTATGCTCCAGCACAGCCCGGTTCTTACGGACGACGACTTCGTTCACCTATCCCAGACTCTGCCGGAAACCCATTTGGAGAGCATTGCCCAACGCGAGCATCTCAGCGGCACAGTGACCGACGCCCTGATCGAGAATGGCACGCGCGCCGTCTGGCACAAGGTTACGCAAAACAAGAGTGCGGAGATCACCTCGAAAGGCTTCAGCACCCTTGTCACCAAGGCCGATGGCGACGCTATTTTGCAATCCACCCTCTCCGCACGGCCAGACATTACAGAGGATGCTGCCAAGCGCCTGCTGCCATTGCTGCCGCCGGAAGGGAAAGCAAGGCTGGCACAATTGTTCCAGGACGATGAAAAGGCGGCGCATGATCTGGTGGACCGGGCCCAAAAGGCGGCGTCTGATCAGACGATCGTGGGGCGTCAGAGACGGCTTGAAGCCAAGATCGTAATTGCGGACGTCAAGGACGGGAAGCTGGATAAGTCAGATGCCCTGAGCATGTTGGTTGATACCAATCGCGGGCCGGATATCGTCATGTTCCTTGCGGCCATGACCGATCTGGAAGAACCGATTGTATCCAACGCCCTCTACCAGACCAGTGATGAACCTATCAGCCTTCTTTGCAAATCCATCGGCATCTCCAGCGGCGCCTTTGGCAAATTGATGGGCCTGAAAGCGGATAAACTGAACAAGAGCCTCTCCGAAACCGGACGGACAGTCGCCTACTACAAGGATCTTGATGTCTCATCGGCTCAGCGCGCCATGCGGTTTGTTTCCATGCGCAAAAAGACCAACACGACGAAAACAGGCTGA
- a CDS encoding proline/glycine betaine ABC transporter permease: MDLLTIRKTLDGAYKAFSREYGDAIESIFHPVLAFLVWFEKLLINTPWPIIILVIGAIVYFASRSWRLLAGVVIALLLVGFFGMWEDTMSTLSMITVCTLISIILGIPIGVGMARSDRFQKVMMPILDVMQTMPAFVYLIPVVMLLGIGKIPGLISVVIYAIPPVIRLTNLGIRLVDSEVLEAATAFGANGRQRLFNVQIPLAMPNIMAGINQTIMMALAMVVVASMIGVKGLGQPVLKSIQNQYFTLGLFNGLAIVALAIIFDRVSQAYAKRSQRHMKGAHS; this comes from the coding sequence ATGGACCTGCTGACTATCCGTAAGACGCTTGATGGCGCTTACAAGGCATTCTCTCGGGAATATGGCGATGCGATCGAGAGCATTTTTCATCCCGTTCTGGCCTTTCTCGTGTGGTTTGAAAAGCTTCTGATCAACACGCCTTGGCCAATCATCATTCTGGTGATCGGGGCAATTGTCTATTTCGCCAGCCGATCCTGGAGATTGTTGGCCGGTGTCGTGATTGCTCTTCTGCTGGTCGGCTTCTTCGGCATGTGGGAAGACACCATGTCGACCCTGTCCATGATCACGGTTTGCACACTGATTTCCATCATTCTGGGTATTCCCATCGGCGTCGGTATGGCGCGATCCGACCGGTTCCAGAAAGTCATGATGCCCATTCTCGACGTCATGCAGACCATGCCGGCCTTTGTCTATCTCATTCCGGTGGTCATGTTGCTGGGCATTGGCAAGATTCCGGGACTGATCTCCGTTGTCATCTATGCCATTCCGCCGGTGATCCGCCTGACCAATCTGGGCATTCGTCTGGTGGATTCCGAAGTATTGGAAGCGGCCACCGCTTTTGGGGCCAATGGTCGCCAGCGTCTGTTCAATGTGCAGATCCCGCTTGCCATGCCAAACATCATGGCGGGGATCAACCAGACCATCATGATGGCACTTGCCATGGTGGTCGTTGCTTCCATGATCGGCGTAAAAGGGCTCGGCCAGCCGGTGTTGAAATCCATTCAGAACCAGTATTTCACACTTGGTTTGTTCAATGGTCTGGCCATCGTCGCTTTGGCCATCATCTTTGATCGCGTGTCTCAGGCATACGCCAAGCGGAGCCAGAGACACATGAAGGGAGCCCATTCATGA
- a CDS encoding ABC transporter substrate-binding protein, with product MKRLLIAALMISGSALSAQAADDCGKVTIADMNWNSATLIGNIDRFVLEHGFGCDAEMVPGDTMPTGASMTEKGEPDIAPEFWANSMREAVDKGVEEGRLAIAGKSLSDGGEEGFWVPDYMVEKDPSLATIEGVKKNAKLFEHPEDPEKSAFYGCPAGWNCQITSGNLFRALKLGDAGFEIVDPGSGAGLASSIAKAYERGEPWFGYYWAPTAILGKYKMTKVDFGSGVDEEHYKACTSQNDCLDPKVTMYPPSPVRAVTTGEFAKAHPEIMDFLGKLSFKNSEMNELLAWMEDNQADGEFAAIYFLQNYEDMWSQWLPEDVAAKVKDAVAGM from the coding sequence ATGAAACGCCTATTGATCGCTGCCCTGATGATATCTGGCTCGGCCCTATCCGCTCAGGCTGCAGATGACTGCGGCAAAGTCACCATCGCAGACATGAACTGGAATTCGGCAACACTGATCGGCAACATCGATCGCTTCGTTCTGGAACATGGCTTTGGGTGCGATGCCGAGATGGTCCCTGGCGATACGATGCCCACCGGCGCATCCATGACCGAAAAGGGTGAGCCTGATATTGCCCCGGAATTCTGGGCCAACTCCATGCGAGAGGCCGTCGACAAGGGCGTTGAAGAGGGGCGACTGGCCATTGCAGGCAAGTCCCTGTCAGATGGTGGTGAAGAAGGCTTCTGGGTTCCTGACTATATGGTCGAGAAAGACCCAAGCCTTGCAACCATCGAAGGCGTCAAGAAAAATGCCAAATTGTTCGAGCATCCGGAAGATCCTGAGAAGAGCGCCTTTTATGGCTGTCCGGCTGGCTGGAACTGTCAGATCACGTCCGGAAACCTCTTCCGCGCTCTGAAGCTGGGAGATGCTGGTTTTGAAATCGTGGATCCGGGGTCAGGCGCAGGCCTTGCCAGCTCCATTGCCAAGGCTTATGAGCGCGGTGAACCATGGTTCGGCTATTATTGGGCGCCAACCGCCATTCTCGGCAAATACAAAATGACCAAGGTTGATTTCGGCTCTGGCGTTGATGAAGAGCACTACAAGGCCTGTACGTCTCAAAATGATTGTCTTGATCCGAAAGTGACCATGTATCCGCCATCTCCTGTGCGTGCTGTCACCACGGGTGAATTTGCCAAGGCCCATCCGGAGATCATGGATTTCCTTGGCAAACTCTCCTTCAAAAACAGTGAAATGAACGAACTGCTCGCATGGATGGAAGACAATCAGGCCGACGGTGAATTCGCTGCGATCTACTTCCTGCAAAATTATGAAGACATGTGGAGCCAGTGGCTGCCAGAAGACGTGGCTGCCAAAGTGAAAGACGCCGTCGCAGGCATGTAA
- a CDS encoding HPr family phosphocarrier protein, protein MSVSDRLIIQNKRGLHARASAKFVQLVERFDALVSVSKDGQTVCGNSIMGLMMLAAAPGCAIDVVAEGNEAEAVMEALNKLISDRFGEGE, encoded by the coding sequence ATTTCAGTTTCAGACCGACTGATCATCCAGAATAAACGTGGTTTGCATGCGCGTGCTTCGGCAAAATTCGTGCAATTGGTGGAACGATTCGATGCTTTGGTCAGCGTGTCCAAGGATGGCCAGACCGTGTGCGGCAATTCCATCATGGGATTGATGATGCTTGCAGCGGCCCCCGGTTGCGCCATTGACGTCGTTGCCGAAGGCAATGAGGCTGAGGCTGTCATGGAAGCCTTGAACAAGCTGATCTCGGATCGCTTCGGCGAAGGCGAATAG
- a CDS encoding PTS sugar transporter subunit IIA, with translation MIGLVLVTHGRLAEEFRAALEHVVGPQNQIETICIGPDDDMEQRRQDILDAVEAVDKDKGVVLLTDMFGGTPSNMAISVMDENKIEVLAGVNLPMLIKLASVRADRTLSEAVSEACEAGRKYINIASKLLSGE, from the coding sequence ATGATTGGTCTTGTCCTTGTAACCCATGGCCGTTTGGCCGAAGAGTTCCGCGCAGCCCTGGAGCATGTTGTCGGACCTCAGAATCAGATCGAGACCATTTGCATTGGTCCCGATGATGATATGGAGCAACGGCGTCAGGATATTCTGGATGCGGTAGAGGCCGTGGACAAGGATAAGGGCGTGGTTCTTCTGACCGATATGTTCGGGGGAACGCCTTCTAACATGGCTATTTCGGTCATGGATGAAAACAAGATCGAAGTGTTGGCTGGGGTCAACCTGCCCATGCTGATCAAGCTGGCCAGCGTGCGAGCAGACAGGACCCTGTCTGAGGCGGTTAGCGAAGCCTGCGAAGCAGGGCGCAAATATATCAACATTGCAAGCAAGCTGCTTTCCGGTGAATGA